A stretch of Dyella sp. BiH032 DNA encodes these proteins:
- a CDS encoding MmcQ/YjbR family DNA-binding protein, producing the protein MSKAGKGMTPVQLEALCGAWPGVTRDIKWGADLVFSVGGKMFAVMPADPVAYGHRLGIKVADERFLELTDQPGIVPSPYLARAHWVSVVEPQRFATAELAALVRDSYVLVRAKLTKKLQKELGPLPPA; encoded by the coding sequence ATGAGCAAGGCCGGCAAAGGCATGACCCCCGTTCAGCTGGAGGCCCTGTGCGGGGCGTGGCCGGGGGTCACCCGCGACATCAAGTGGGGCGCCGACCTGGTTTTCAGCGTAGGCGGCAAGATGTTCGCGGTGATGCCGGCGGATCCGGTCGCCTACGGCCATCGGCTGGGCATCAAGGTGGCCGACGAGCGCTTCCTGGAGTTGACCGACCAGCCGGGCATCGTGCCGTCTCCCTATCTGGCTCGTGCCCACTGGGTTTCCGTGGTCGAGCCGCAGCGCTTCGCCACCGCCGAGCTGGCGGCCCTGGTGCGAGATTCGTACGTCCTGGTGCGTGCCAAGCTCACCAAGAAACTGCAAAAAGAGCTGGGGCCGTTGCCCCCGGCCTGA
- a CDS encoding VOC family protein: MKQHLGALALLVADYDQAIAWYTRVLNFELVEDTRLDEEKRWVILAPRGSAETRLLLARAANEEQRASIGHQAGGRVFLLLHTDDFWRDYERMKAAGCTFCEEPREEAYGTVVVFQDLYGNKWDLLQRK; this comes from the coding sequence ATGAAACAGCACCTCGGCGCCCTCGCGCTGCTCGTGGCCGACTATGACCAGGCTATCGCCTGGTACACGCGCGTCCTCAACTTCGAACTGGTCGAAGACACCCGCCTGGACGAAGAAAAGCGCTGGGTGATCCTGGCCCCGCGCGGTTCCGCCGAGACCCGCCTGCTGCTGGCGCGCGCCGCGAACGAGGAACAGCGTGCCTCGATCGGCCACCAGGCTGGCGGACGCGTGTTCCTGCTGCTTCATACCGACGATTTCTGGCGCGACTACGAACGCATGAAAGCCGCGGGCTGCACATTCTGCGAAGAGCCGCGCGAAGAGGCCTACGGCACCGTGGTGGTGTTCCAGGACCTCTACGGCAACAAGTGGGACCTGTTGCAACGCAAGTGA
- a CDS encoding cation diffusion facilitator family transporter translates to MSGHANSAKAIFLALGANFAIFVSKLAAAIFTGSGAMLAEAIHSLADCGNQGLLLLGMRQARRAPSEEYPLGWGRALYFWSLLVAILLFSVGGMFSVYEGVHKLSAPEPLQRPWLAVGVLVFGIVMEGISMRGCMQEVNKARDGMGLWQWFRHTRSSELLVIFGEDLAALLGLVLALLAIVATMLTGNLMFDALGTIAIGVLLIVVAVAVAVEVKALLIGQGVEPRRREELLSFLNARPEVDVVLNLITLQLGPEVMVSVKARMAPAADNLALVQNINAVERAMKAQFPDVAWSFFEPDIAD, encoded by the coding sequence ATGTCCGGTCACGCGAATTCGGCGAAGGCGATCTTTCTGGCGCTGGGCGCCAACTTCGCCATCTTTGTCAGCAAGCTCGCCGCGGCGATCTTCACCGGCTCGGGCGCGATGCTGGCGGAGGCGATCCATTCGCTGGCCGATTGCGGCAACCAGGGCCTGCTGCTGCTCGGCATGCGCCAGGCTCGGCGCGCGCCGAGCGAGGAATATCCGCTGGGCTGGGGCCGTGCGTTGTACTTCTGGTCGCTCCTGGTGGCGATCCTGCTGTTCAGCGTGGGCGGCATGTTTTCGGTCTACGAAGGCGTGCACAAACTGAGTGCGCCGGAACCGCTGCAGCGTCCGTGGCTGGCGGTGGGCGTGCTGGTGTTCGGCATCGTGATGGAAGGCATCTCGATGCGCGGCTGCATGCAGGAAGTGAACAAGGCGCGCGACGGCATGGGGCTGTGGCAATGGTTCCGCCACACGCGTTCCAGCGAGCTGCTGGTGATCTTCGGCGAGGACCTCGCCGCCCTGCTCGGCCTGGTGCTCGCGCTGCTGGCGATCGTGGCGACCATGCTCACCGGCAACCTGATGTTCGACGCACTGGGCACCATCGCCATCGGCGTGCTGCTGATCGTGGTGGCCGTGGCGGTGGCGGTGGAAGTAAAGGCGCTGCTGATCGGCCAGGGTGTGGAGCCGCGCCGGCGCGAAGAGCTGCTGTCATTCCTCAATGCGCGCCCGGAAGTGGACGTGGTGCTGAACCTGATCACCCTGCAGCTCGGGCCGGAAGTGATGGTCTCGGTGAAGGCGCGCATGGCGCCCGCGGCGGACAACCTCGCGCTGGTGCAGAACATCAACGCGGTGGAACGCGCCATGAAAGCGCAGTTCCCCGACGTGGCGTGGAGCTTCTTCGAGCCCGATATCGCCGACTGA
- a CDS encoding Slp family lipoprotein: MRTIASPLLRLAAAASLLALAACAPAPIYKATGTIAAAPFNVAEAPERYANAPVVWGGRVVAVHNLADHSEIEVLAYPLDGSQRPKANDSGLGRFIATMPGYVEPMDYPPGALMTLDGQIAGSRAGKVGEAPYVFPLVKVNQSHVWTASELSSGKNNVHFGVGVGVGIR, translated from the coding sequence ATGCGCACCATCGCTTCCCCGCTGCTCCGCCTGGCGGCCGCTGCGTCGCTGCTCGCCCTGGCCGCCTGCGCGCCGGCGCCGATCTACAAGGCGACCGGCACCATCGCCGCAGCGCCGTTCAATGTGGCCGAGGCGCCTGAGCGTTATGCCAATGCACCGGTCGTCTGGGGCGGCCGCGTCGTCGCCGTGCACAACCTGGCCGATCACAGCGAGATCGAAGTGCTGGCCTACCCGCTGGACGGCTCGCAGCGGCCGAAGGCGAACGACAGCGGCCTGGGCCGCTTCATCGCCACCATGCCCGGCTATGTGGAGCCGATGGATTATCCGCCCGGCGCCTTGATGACCCTCGACGGCCAGATCGCCGGCAGCCGCGCCGGCAAGGTCGGCGAAGCGCCGTACGTGTTCCCGCTGGTGAAGGTGAACCAATCGCACGTCTGGACGGCCAGCGAACTGAGCAGCGGCAAGAACAACGTGCACTTCGGCGTAGGCGTGGGCGTCGGCATCCGCTGA
- the rlmJ gene encoding 23S rRNA (adenine(2030)-N(6))-methyltransferase RlmJ: MNYRHAYHAGNFADVLKHAVLFALIEALKAKPTPFCVIDTHAGSGCYALDGAEAGKTGEYKDGIARLLFPDLHQGAHVGPLPPLLRHWLDSVLALPGNENGLRLYPGSPLQAAGAMRAEDSAQLCELHPEEAARLRELFHRDHRVHVHERNGYEALKALLPPKEKRGLVLIDPPYEAQEAEYRVIERALKAALLRWPTGVYAVWYPIKLRSQVQPFLRWVQHSGVKRALRAELLVRPDDSPLRLNGSGMVVLNAPWKLDEALREPLRALGRLLSQERPATWHLDWLIAETAG, from the coding sequence ATGAATTACCGCCACGCCTACCACGCCGGCAATTTCGCCGACGTTCTCAAGCACGCCGTGCTGTTCGCGCTGATCGAGGCGCTCAAGGCCAAGCCGACGCCCTTCTGCGTGATCGACACGCACGCCGGCAGCGGCTGCTACGCGCTCGACGGTGCCGAGGCCGGCAAGACCGGCGAGTACAAGGACGGCATCGCGCGCCTGCTGTTCCCCGATCTGCACCAGGGCGCGCACGTCGGCCCGCTGCCGCCGTTGCTGCGGCACTGGCTGGACAGCGTGCTTGCCCTGCCCGGCAACGAGAACGGCCTGCGCCTGTACCCCGGCTCGCCGTTGCAGGCCGCCGGCGCGATGCGCGCGGAGGACAGTGCGCAGCTGTGCGAACTGCATCCGGAAGAAGCCGCTCGCTTGCGCGAACTGTTTCACCGCGATCATCGCGTGCACGTGCACGAACGCAACGGCTACGAAGCGCTGAAGGCGCTGCTGCCGCCGAAGGAAAAGCGCGGCCTGGTGCTGATCGATCCGCCGTACGAAGCGCAGGAAGCGGAATACCGGGTGATCGAGCGGGCGCTGAAGGCTGCATTGCTGCGCTGGCCGACCGGCGTCTATGCGGTGTGGTATCCGATCAAGCTGCGCAGCCAGGTGCAGCCGTTCCTGCGCTGGGTGCAGCACAGCGGCGTCAAGCGCGCGTTGCGCGCGGAACTGCTGGTGCGTCCGGACGATTCGCCGCTACGCCTCAACGGCTCGGGCATGGTCGTGCTCAACGCGCCGTGGAAGCTGGACGAGGCCTTGCGCGAGCCGCTGCGCGCACTGGGCCGCCTGCTGTCGCAGGAACGCCCGGCCACTTGGCACCTCGACTGGCTGATCGCCGAAACCGCCGGCTGA
- a CDS encoding copper resistance system multicopper oxidase: MNKQDPRGIHLPRRRFVQGLALGGVAAGLGLWRGDALAQMPAAVAPRVELSGTHFELEIGELPVDFTGRRRMATVVNGQLPAPLLRWRQGDTITLRVRNRLPVTSSIHWHGIILPADMDGVPGISFDGIPPGGEYLYRFTVSQAGTYWYHSHSRFQEQTGLYGPIVIEPRAGELYPAQREHVILLSEWTDTDPERIYANLKKQSDYYNIGKRTAGDFLRDASRQGLSQALAERRMWQQMRMDPTDLADVSAMAYTYLANGRTPAGNWTALFDAGEKLRLRFINGSSMTFFDVRIPGLKMTVVAADGQPVEPVTVDEIRIGTAETYDVIVEPSADRAWTIFAQSMDRTGYARATLAPRAGMTADVPPLDPRPLLSMGDMMGSMDHGAHGGATHDMAGMNVSGMNMSGMGMGMSHAMPALKTGVEVDMRVPQPRRNLDDPGVGLRDTGRRALSYADLHAVNAPISADVDRELTLRLTGNMERYLWSFDGTRFSNAEPLRLKHGERVRVTLVNDTMMTHPIHLHGMWSELENEHGQFQVRKHTVVVQPAQQLSYRVNADALGRWAYHCHLLYHMEAGMFREVVVA; this comes from the coding sequence ATGAACAAGCAAGACCCACGCGGCATCCATCTGCCGCGCCGGCGCTTCGTGCAGGGGCTGGCCCTGGGCGGCGTGGCCGCCGGCCTCGGCCTGTGGCGCGGCGATGCGTTGGCGCAAATGCCGGCTGCCGTCGCGCCGCGCGTCGAACTGAGCGGCACCCATTTCGAGCTGGAGATCGGCGAGCTGCCGGTCGACTTCACGGGCCGCCGGCGCATGGCGACCGTGGTCAACGGGCAGCTCCCCGCGCCGCTGCTGCGCTGGCGCCAGGGCGACACCATCACCCTGCGCGTGCGCAACCGCCTGCCGGTGACCAGTTCCATCCACTGGCACGGCATCATCCTGCCGGCGGACATGGACGGCGTGCCCGGCATCAGCTTCGACGGCATCCCGCCGGGCGGCGAGTATCTCTATCGCTTCACCGTGAGCCAGGCCGGCACCTACTGGTACCACAGCCATTCGCGCTTCCAGGAGCAGACCGGGCTGTACGGTCCGATCGTGATCGAACCGCGCGCGGGCGAACTGTATCCGGCGCAGCGCGAGCACGTCATTTTGCTCAGCGAATGGACCGACACCGACCCCGAGCGGATCTACGCCAACCTCAAGAAGCAGAGCGACTACTACAACATCGGCAAGCGCACCGCCGGCGATTTCCTGCGCGATGCCAGCCGCCAGGGCCTCTCGCAGGCCTTGGCCGAGCGGCGCATGTGGCAGCAGATGCGCATGGACCCCACGGACCTCGCGGACGTCTCCGCCATGGCCTACACCTACCTCGCCAACGGCCGCACGCCGGCCGGCAACTGGACCGCCCTGTTCGACGCGGGCGAGAAGCTGCGCCTGCGCTTCATCAACGGCTCGTCGATGACCTTCTTCGACGTGCGCATTCCCGGCCTGAAGATGACCGTGGTGGCCGCCGACGGCCAGCCGGTGGAACCGGTCACCGTGGACGAGATCCGCATCGGCACGGCCGAGACCTACGACGTGATCGTGGAACCGTCCGCCGACCGCGCCTGGACCATCTTCGCGCAGAGCATGGACCGCACCGGCTACGCCCGCGCCACGCTGGCGCCGCGCGCCGGCATGACGGCGGACGTGCCGCCGCTCGACCCGCGGCCCCTGTTGAGCATGGGCGACATGATGGGGTCGATGGATCACGGCGCACATGGCGGCGCCACGCACGACATGGCGGGCATGAACGTGTCGGGCATGAATATGTCGGGGATGGGCATGGGCATGAGCCACGCCATGCCGGCGCTCAAGACTGGCGTGGAAGTGGACATGCGCGTGCCGCAGCCGCGCCGCAATCTCGACGATCCTGGCGTGGGCCTGCGCGACACCGGCCGGCGCGCGCTCAGCTACGCCGATCTGCACGCCGTCAACGCGCCAATCTCGGCGGACGTGGATCGCGAATTGACCCTGCGCCTCACCGGCAACATGGAGCGCTACCTGTGGTCGTTCGACGGCACGCGCTTTTCCAATGCCGAGCCGCTGCGCCTGAAGCACGGCGAGCGCGTGCGCGTCACCCTGGTCAACGACACCATGATGACCCACCCCATCCACCTGCATGGCATGTGGAGCGAGCTGGAGAACGAGCACGGCCAGTTCCAGGTGCGCAAGCACACCGTGGTGGTGCAGCCGGCGCAGCAGCTCAGCTACCGCGTCAATGCGGACGCGCTGGGCCGCTGGGCTTACCACTGCCATCTGCTCTACCACATGGAGGCGGGCATGTTCCGCGAGGTGGTGGTGGCATGA
- a CDS encoding copper resistance protein B, with the protein MKTARNAFAVLLLAMPWLACAQDGMSMSGHEHHRPSTPAKPAKKPAGNAKDAHGAHDMHDMPGMQPADAHTDHAQAQDHAGHDMPMDMSMPAQPPLPPNDHVPPPPPQHQPAPMAPEHMVEMMQMDDLAKRGMWLFDRLERTRGVGGDYATAWEAEGWWGSDTNRVWLRTEGERGAEGTEDARAEVLWGHAFSTFWDWQLGVRHDFGHGPDRQWLAFGVQGLAPYWFETQATFYAGPQGRTALRLETSYDLRFTQRLILQPKLELNVYGKDDPRRGIRSGLSNAEAGLRLRYEFSRRFAPYVGVDHTRRFGESTSFPRRETAWVAGIRLWF; encoded by the coding sequence ATGAAGACCGCACGCAACGCTTTCGCCGTCCTGCTGCTGGCCATGCCCTGGCTCGCGTGCGCGCAGGACGGCATGAGCATGTCCGGCCACGAACATCACCGCCCGTCGACGCCGGCCAAGCCCGCCAAGAAGCCCGCGGGTAATGCGAAGGACGCGCACGGTGCGCATGACATGCACGACATGCCGGGCATGCAGCCGGCCGATGCGCACACGGACCACGCGCAAGCGCAGGACCATGCCGGCCACGACATGCCCATGGACATGAGCATGCCCGCCCAGCCGCCACTGCCGCCGAACGACCACGTCCCGCCTCCGCCTCCGCAGCACCAGCCCGCGCCCATGGCGCCGGAACACATGGTGGAGATGATGCAGATGGACGACCTGGCCAAGCGCGGTATGTGGCTGTTCGACCGGCTCGAACGCACGCGCGGCGTCGGCGGCGACTACGCCACCGCGTGGGAAGCCGAAGGCTGGTGGGGCAGCGACACCAACCGCGTGTGGCTGCGCACCGAAGGGGAGCGCGGCGCGGAAGGCACGGAGGATGCGCGCGCCGAGGTCCTGTGGGGCCATGCCTTCAGCACCTTCTGGGACTGGCAGCTCGGCGTCCGCCACGACTTCGGGCACGGTCCGGACCGCCAATGGCTGGCCTTCGGCGTGCAGGGCCTGGCGCCGTACTGGTTCGAAACGCAGGCGACGTTCTACGCCGGTCCGCAGGGCCGCACGGCGCTGCGCCTGGAAACCAGCTACGACCTGCGCTTCACTCAGCGGCTGATACTCCAGCCGAAGCTGGAACTCAATGTTTATGGCAAGGACGATCCACGCCGCGGCATCCGCTCCGGCTTGTCCAACGCGGAGGCGGGGCTCCGCCTGCGCTACGAATTCAGCCGCCGCTTCGCGCCCTACGTCGGCGTGGACCACACGCGCCGCTTCGGCGAGTCCACCAGCTTCCCGCGTAGGGAAACGGCGTGGGTGGCCGGCATACGACTCTGGTTCTGA
- a CDS encoding cytochrome c encodes MRAVLLFLLLAVIAAAAFVYSGVYPIGADQPHWSLTERAVGVLRDRSVAKQAAGIAVPALDDPARIRRGAEHYAEMCTACHLTPGMRDTELRKGLYPQPPDLARGGIGDPAQAFWAIKHGIKMSGMPAWGRSHDDSAIWDMVAFLQVLPKQDEAAFEAMAGSAGDNGHGGGHHHGHGEHDGPADDAHDHDAHDHDGHHDDESAPAAPSSAGHQH; translated from the coding sequence ATGAGAGCTGTACTGTTGTTCTTGCTGCTGGCAGTCATCGCTGCTGCGGCCTTTGTTTATTCGGGTGTCTATCCGATCGGCGCGGACCAGCCGCACTGGTCGCTGACCGAACGCGCCGTGGGCGTGCTGCGCGACCGTTCCGTGGCGAAGCAGGCGGCGGGCATCGCCGTGCCGGCGCTCGATGACCCCGCGCGCATCCGCCGCGGCGCGGAGCATTACGCCGAGATGTGCACCGCCTGCCATCTCACGCCGGGCATGCGCGACACGGAGCTGCGCAAGGGCCTGTATCCGCAGCCGCCGGACTTGGCGCGCGGCGGCATCGGCGATCCCGCGCAGGCATTCTGGGCCATCAAGCACGGCATCAAGATGAGCGGCATGCCGGCCTGGGGGCGCAGCCACGACGATTCCGCCATCTGGGACATGGTGGCGTTCCTGCAAGTACTGCCGAAGCAGGATGAAGCGGCATTCGAAGCCATGGCGGGATCGGCCGGCGACAACGGTCACGGCGGTGGGCATCATCACGGCCACGGCGAGCATGATGGGCCTGCCGACGACGCGCATGACCACGATGCGCACGACCACGACGGTCACCACGACGACGAATCGGCGCCGGCCGCGCCGTCGAGTGCTGGTCACCAGCACTGA
- a CDS encoding NAD(P)-dependent oxidoreductase produces MKIALFGATGHIGQGILDEALSRGYDVVAVVRDPARLPQKNARLTVVTGDVAKPDTWLDAMHGADAAVASLSARRDQDFATVPGNARILLDNLPKAGVPRLFWVGGAGTLEVAPGKRVIDDPHFPAMWKPEAEAQGKALDVFRASAGQPVWTYISPAALIEPGERTGKYRVGGEQLLVDGEGNSRISIADYAVALLDRVEKQDAANQRITVAY; encoded by the coding sequence ATGAAGATCGCACTGTTCGGCGCCACCGGTCATATCGGCCAGGGCATCCTCGATGAAGCGCTGTCGCGCGGCTACGACGTGGTCGCGGTGGTGCGCGATCCGGCGCGCCTGCCGCAGAAGAACGCCAGGCTCACCGTCGTCACCGGCGACGTGGCCAAGCCCGATACCTGGCTCGATGCCATGCACGGCGCCGATGCGGCCGTAGCCAGCCTCTCCGCGCGCCGCGACCAGGACTTCGCCACGGTGCCCGGCAACGCCCGCATCCTGCTGGACAACCTGCCCAAGGCCGGCGTGCCGCGGCTGTTCTGGGTGGGCGGCGCGGGTACGCTGGAAGTGGCGCCGGGCAAGCGCGTCATCGACGACCCGCACTTCCCCGCCATGTGGAAGCCGGAGGCCGAGGCACAGGGCAAGGCGCTGGACGTGTTCCGCGCCAGCGCGGGCCAACCGGTATGGACCTACATCAGCCCCGCCGCGCTGATCGAGCCGGGCGAGCGCACCGGCAAGTACCGCGTGGGCGGCGAGCAGCTGCTGGTGGATGGCGAGGGCAATAGCCGCATCTCGATCGCGGACTATGCCGTGGCCTTGCTGGATCGCGTCGAAAAGCAGGATGCGGCGAACCAGCGCATCACCGTCGCGTACTGA
- a CDS encoding LysR family transcriptional regulator produces the protein MANDVNLNRLAVFAALVRAGSFTHAAEELGMTKAMVSQHLARLEQELGVTLLLRSTRRMALTEAGATFHADCVRILAEADAAIERVGESRDTPRGTLRLTASLDYGTAVLVPKLTRFMQQYPAVQVDLVLSDHIIDVIAERFDLAIRGGWLRDSSLRSTRIGDFRQLLVAAPAYLAERGTPRRPEDVAAHPAIAMSALPAPLRWTFTARDGARRTVRPRAHAQANTASAVRSLVLAGAGLAVLPDYLVEGDIRAGSLVALLAQYRLPEGGVHAVYPGRKAPAKVRAFIDLLQADAS, from the coding sequence ATGGCGAACGACGTCAATCTCAACCGGCTGGCCGTCTTCGCGGCGCTGGTGCGCGCCGGTTCCTTTACGCATGCGGCGGAAGAGCTGGGCATGACCAAGGCGATGGTCAGCCAGCACCTCGCGCGGCTGGAGCAGGAACTGGGCGTGACCCTGCTCCTGCGCAGCACGCGGCGCATGGCGCTCACCGAGGCCGGCGCCACCTTCCATGCCGATTGCGTGCGCATCCTGGCCGAGGCGGATGCCGCCATCGAGCGCGTCGGCGAAAGTCGCGACACGCCGCGCGGCACGTTGCGCCTTACCGCTTCGCTCGATTACGGCACCGCCGTGCTGGTGCCCAAGCTCACACGTTTCATGCAGCAGTATCCGGCGGTGCAGGTGGACCTGGTGCTCAGCGACCACATCATCGATGTGATCGCCGAGCGTTTCGACCTGGCCATTCGCGGCGGATGGCTGCGCGATTCCAGCTTGCGCTCGACCCGCATCGGCGACTTCCGCCAACTGCTGGTAGCCGCGCCGGCCTATCTCGCCGAACGCGGTACGCCGCGCCGGCCGGAGGACGTGGCCGCGCATCCCGCCATCGCCATGTCCGCGCTGCCAGCGCCCTTGCGCTGGACCTTCACCGCGCGCGACGGCGCGCGCCGCACGGTCCGCCCGCGCGCGCATGCGCAGGCCAATACGGCGTCGGCCGTGCGCAGCCTGGTACTGGCCGGCGCCGGGCTCGCGGTGTTGCCGGACTACCTGGTGGAGGGAGACATCCGCGCCGGCAGCCTCGTCGCGCTGCTGGCGCAGTACCGCTTGCCGGAGGGCGGCGTGCACGCGGTGTATCCGGGCCGCAAGGCGCCGGCCAAGGTGCGCGCCTTCATCGACCTGCTGCAGGCCGACGCGAGCTGA
- a CDS encoding DMT family transporter: MQAVTRARLQIHFCVLLWGFTAILGKLITLPALPLVWWRMLMVSGSLLLIAKVRRGWKAMPARLRWAYAGIGALVALHWLTFYAAIKLANASVAATCIALGPVFLALVEPWIAGRKFDPRELLIGVAVVPGVALVAGGVPADMRIGIAVGTLSALLVALFGALNKRFVHHADPLTVTCIELGTGTLFLTLLAPVLPGVAFALPGAHDAALLVVLAFGCTLLPFALALVALRHMSAFGTQMVTNLEPIYAIVLAMLMLGEQRELDGKFYLGVAIILAAVFAHPLLHRRREGTAQPELLGTAESHNVVD, encoded by the coding sequence ATGCAAGCCGTCACGCGCGCCCGCCTGCAGATCCATTTCTGCGTCCTGCTCTGGGGCTTTACCGCCATCCTGGGCAAGTTGATCACCCTGCCCGCGCTGCCGCTGGTGTGGTGGCGCATGCTGATGGTGTCGGGTTCGCTACTGCTGATCGCCAAGGTGCGGCGCGGATGGAAGGCGATGCCGGCGCGGTTGCGCTGGGCATATGCGGGCATCGGTGCGCTGGTGGCCCTGCACTGGCTGACGTTCTACGCGGCGATCAAACTGGCGAACGCCTCGGTGGCCGCCACCTGCATTGCGCTGGGGCCGGTATTCCTCGCCCTTGTCGAACCGTGGATCGCCGGACGCAAGTTCGATCCGCGCGAGCTGCTCATCGGTGTGGCGGTGGTGCCGGGCGTGGCTCTGGTGGCGGGCGGTGTGCCGGCCGACATGCGGATCGGCATCGCGGTGGGCACGCTGTCGGCGTTGCTGGTGGCGCTGTTCGGCGCACTCAACAAGCGCTTTGTGCATCATGCCGATCCGCTCACGGTCACCTGCATCGAACTGGGCACCGGCACGCTTTTCCTCACCCTGCTCGCTCCAGTGCTTCCCGGTGTCGCGTTCGCCCTGCCCGGCGCGCACGATGCGGCTCTCCTGGTAGTGCTTGCCTTCGGCTGCACGCTGCTGCCGTTCGCGCTGGCGCTGGTGGCGCTGCGCCACATGAGCGCGTTCGGCACGCAGATGGTGACCAACCTGGAGCCGATCTACGCGATCGTGCTGGCGATGCTGATGCTGGGCGAGCAGCGCGAGCTGGACGGCAAGTTCTATCTCGGCGTGGCGATCATCCTCGCCGCCGTGTTCGCGCATCCCCTGCTCCATCGCCGGCGCGAGGGAACGGCGCAGCCGGAACTGCTCGGCACCGCCGAGAGCCACAACGTCGTCGATTGA
- a CDS encoding siderophore-interacting protein: protein MSLHESRRVQHEVRFRQLQVLHTERLTPHMQRVVLGGPQLEDFHSGAPDDHVKLFFPNDAGELVFPKRGPQGLEFPPGVEPSPIRDYTPRHHDAARGELTVDFVLHGDGPASTWAASAKAGDMLGVGGPRGSFVVANDFDHYVLVADETGLPAIGRWLEEMPAAARATVLVEVPDASDRQLLFTEAACDVRWLERDGVDGATSTLLEDALRGLSIEGDTFYWIAAESRRARTMRLSLAERGVPKEWVRATGYWKADGTDDEDE, encoded by the coding sequence ATGTCTCTTCACGAATCCCGCAGGGTGCAGCACGAAGTCCGCTTCCGGCAGTTGCAGGTGCTGCACACCGAACGGCTCACCCCGCACATGCAGCGCGTCGTTCTCGGTGGGCCGCAGCTGGAAGATTTTCATAGCGGCGCGCCGGACGACCATGTGAAGCTGTTTTTCCCCAACGACGCCGGCGAACTGGTTTTTCCCAAGCGCGGCCCGCAGGGGCTGGAGTTTCCGCCGGGCGTCGAACCCTCGCCAATACGCGACTATACGCCGCGCCACCATGATGCCGCGCGCGGCGAACTGACGGTGGACTTCGTGCTGCATGGTGATGGCCCCGCATCCACCTGGGCGGCCTCAGCGAAAGCGGGCGACATGCTCGGCGTCGGCGGCCCGCGTGGCTCCTTCGTCGTGGCGAACGACTTCGACCATTACGTGCTGGTCGCCGACGAAACCGGCCTGCCGGCCATCGGACGATGGCTGGAGGAAATGCCCGCCGCCGCTCGCGCCACCGTGCTGGTGGAAGTGCCCGACGCGTCGGATCGCCAGTTGCTTTTCACCGAAGCGGCGTGCGACGTGCGATGGCTGGAGCGCGATGGCGTGGACGGCGCCACCAGCACCTTGCTGGAAGATGCATTGCGCGGTCTTTCGATCGAGGGCGACACGTTCTACTGGATCGCCGCCGAATCGCGGCGCGCACGCACCATGCGGCTGTCCCTCGCCGAACGCGGCGTGCCGAAAGAATGGGTGCGGGCGACCGGCTATTGGAAGGCCGACGGGACGGACGACGAGGACGAGTAA
- a CDS encoding transcriptional repressor, whose product MNEAPAGMEAWEARCKASGLAVTAPRRAVLRALLERDGVDAVELLQHARAHHAGTSVGTVYRFMRELERLGLVRAEAQPHGRLRWHAHAPPDELRPLLAQLREFVARLETLIAASHTGSV is encoded by the coding sequence GTGAATGAAGCGCCCGCCGGCATGGAAGCCTGGGAGGCGCGCTGCAAAGCGTCGGGGCTGGCGGTGACCGCGCCACGTCGCGCGGTGCTGCGCGCCTTGCTGGAACGGGACGGCGTCGATGCCGTCGAGCTGTTGCAGCACGCCCGAGCCCACCACGCGGGCACGAGCGTCGGCACGGTGTACCGCTTCATGCGCGAGCTCGAACGGTTGGGGCTCGTACGCGCCGAAGCGCAGCCGCATGGGCGGTTGCGCTGGCACGCGCATGCGCCGCCGGACGAGCTGCGCCCGCTGCTGGCGCAGTTGCGCGAGTTCGTCGCCCGGCTGGAAACGCTCATCGCGGCAAGCCATACCGGCTCCGTCTGA